In Streptomyces sp. 71268, the DNA window GTCTTCCCCTACCGCGCGCAGCAGGTGGACGACGAGCAGATGGACTTCCGGGTCTTCAGCCTCGGCGAAGACCCGGTGCTCGGCCGGATGGCGATGGGCGAGGACTTCCCGGCCGAGGTGCCCTCGCACCTCCAGGTCTACTTCGCCGTGGACGACTGCGACGCGGCCGTGGCCCGGGCGACCGCCGGTGGCGGCCAGGTGCACTTCGGCCCGATGGACACCCCGTACGGCCGGTTCGCGTCCCTCGCCGACCCGCAGGGCGCCGGCTTCGCCGTGATCGACGTGACCAGGACGGCGGGCGAGACGCCGAAGATGACCGACGTGACGTGAGGGGGCGTGAGGCAGGGCGCGGCGCGAGGTGGGGCGCGGGGCCGGCCGCTCCGGGGGCGTGCGGGCGGCCGGGGCCGGGGCGGCCGGGGACTCAGCGCACTATCACCGCCACGGACGCGGTGAGGCCGACGGCCACGATGATGCCGCGCAGCACGGTCGGCGACAGCTTGCGGCCGATGCGGGCGCCGATCAGGCCGCCGATCGTGGCGCCGGTGGCGACCACCGCGGCGGCGGCCCACGAGACGTCCGCGACGATGATGAAGACGACCGCGGCCACGCCGTTGACGACGGAGCCGAGCACGTTCTTCACCGCGTTCAGGCGTTGCAGGTCCTCGTCCAGGAACGCGCCGAAGATACCCATCATCAACACGCCCTGGGCCGCGCCGAAGTATCCGCCGTACACCCCCGTGCCCAGCACGCCGCACCACACCGGTACGCCGCCGTCCTTGTGCCGGGGGCCGCTCTTGCGGTTGCTCAGCCAGCGGTTGAGGCGCGGTTGCAGCAGGACGAGCACGCAGGCGATCAGGATGAGGGCGGGCAGCACGGCGTCGAAGGTCGACTCGGGCAGCTTGAGCAGCAGCAGGGAGCCGATCAGCCCGCCGATGAGCGAGGCGACGGCGAACCGCAGCACGCGCCCGCGCTGCCCGCGCAGCTCGCGCCGGTAGCCGTACGCGGCGCTGATCGAGCCGGGCACCAGGCCGATGTTGTTGGAGACGTTGGCGACCACGGGCGGGTAGCCGAAGGCCAACAGGGTGGGGAAGGTGACGAGGGTCCCGGAGCCGACGACCGCGTTCATGCCACCGGCCACGACGCCCGCGGCCCCGATGGCCACCGCCTCAAGCGCTTCCACGGATCATCCTCCGATCGCTCGCGGCGCCGGAGGCTCCGGCTCGCGCCGGGCGCCGGCGTGCGCCGGGCCCGCCAGAGATCGTCATCCGTGGTGAAAGCCCACGTCAATCCTCGACATCGCTTGCGGGTCCCCCAGCGCTGGCTTGGCCCAGGGGTCGGCGGACCACCCGGGGGAGGCGGGCCGGGCGCGGGTTGGGGCCGCGGGTTCGGGGGGCGGGTTCGGGAGGTGGTGGGCTCGGTTCGCGCTCAGGTGGCGGGCGCGGGCGCCGTCTCGTGTCGGAGGGCGAGGGCGCGGGCGGCGGGGACGCAGTCCTGGGCGGCCTGCGCGTACTGCGCCAACTGCCGGGTCAGCCCCTCGACCTGGGCGGAGAGCTGGTCGTACTCGATCATCTCGGCCGGCGTCCACGGGCCGTCCTTGTCGCTCAGCCGCTCCGCGTGCGCCTTGGCCACCAGCGTCGCGTCGATGGCCGCGAGCGCGGCGTGCAGCCGGGCCAGCACGTCGGCGGGCGCGCCCCCGAGCAGGACGGTGAGCTGCTCGGACGTCGGCAGCGTGGGCACCTGGTGGTCGGCCCAGCGGTTGCCCCACAGGCGGTGGCGCCGCGCGTCGGGCTGGCCGTCCTCGTACACCGTCACCGCGCCCCGCGCGTCCCGCCCGATGCGTACGCCGCTGCGCACGGCCAGGTCGGCGACCATCTCGGACAGCCCGTCGCCGTTGTCGTGCATGTGCGCGCCGAGTTCGATGAGTTGGCGGGAGTGGTCGGAGATCTTGGGCAGGTGGGTCAGGTCCTCGTCGTCCATGGCGATCTCGGGGTTGGCGGCCACCATGCGGGCCTCGTGCGGCGCGGCGTGGCAGGCGGCGGTGACCAGGGCGACCGTCGCCGCGTCGGCCCACCAGGAGACGAAGGCGCGCGCGGCCTCCCGGTGGCCGAGGGCCGAGTGGGCCGAGAGCCTGGCCCGGGCCGAGGCGAGCGCCGAGGTCGGCGCGTACACGCTGCGGCCCGCCGCGCGGTCGCGGACCATCGTCTCCTCGTCGGCGTCGGTCAGCTCCTCCATCCGCCGCTCCACCGCCTCGGCCTCGGCCAGCACCTGGCGGGCGGCCGAGCCGAGTTCGGCGAGGAGGGCGTCGACGGCGTCGGGGGAGAGCGCGCCCCGCCCGCCCGAGGCCGCGTCGGGGTGCTGGTCGTCTTGCGGAGCGGGACCTTGCACGGGAGAGCACCTCCGGTCAGCGGAACCAGCCACCAGGTTCACCAACGCGCCAAGCTAGGGCCCCGCGTCCAGCCGCAGCGCCGCAACGAAGCGGCGATCACCCGTACGGGGGAAATGCTCGGCGGGTCCGGATCGCCGGCACGTACGGTGCGGGCCCGCGCGGTCGCGCATGGCCGGCCCCCGCGCGGCCCCGTACGCGCCGGGGCCGCGCGGCCCCGTACGCGCCGGGGCCGCGCGGCCGGGCCCGGCGCCCTCGGGGGTGGGGCGCCGGGTGGTGGGTGGCGGCTGGCGCCGGGCCCGCGCGGGAGCGACCGGGTGCGGTTACGACAGGCCCACCAGCTCCAGGTACTCCTCGTTCCACAGGTCCTCGTCCGCGTCCGGCAGCAGCAGGACGCGGTCCGGGCGCAGGGCGGCGATGGCGCCCTCGTCGTGGGTGACCATGACGATCGCGCCCGGGTAGGTGCCGACCGCGCCGAGCACCTCGTCCCGGGACGCGGGGTCGAGGTTGTTGGTCGGCTCGTCGAGGAGGAGCACGTTCGCGCCGGAGTGCACCAGGCCGGCCAGCGCGAGCCGGGTCTTCTCGCCGCCGGAGAGCACGCCGGCCGGCTTGGCCGCGTCGTCCCCGCTGAACAGGAACGCGCCGAGCACCCGCCGCACCTCGCCGTCGGTGAGGTGCGGGGCGGCGCTCGCCAGGTTCTCCCAGACGGTCCGGGCGCCGTCCAGCGTGTCGTGTTCCTGCGCGAAGTAGCCGAGCCGCAGCCCCGGGCCGTGCACGACGCGGCCCGCGTCGGGCCGTTCACGGCCGGCCAGCAACCGCAGCAACGTCGTCTTCCCGGCGCCGTTCAGGCCGAGCACCACAAGGCGGCTGCCCCGGTCCACGGCCAGGTCGACGCCGTCCAGCACGCGGCGCCGCCCGTACGCCTTGACCAGGCTGACCGCGCCGAGCGGCATCCGCCCGCACGGGGCCGGCTCCGGCAGCCGGAACCTGGCCACCTTCTCGCGCCGGCGGGCCGGTTCGAGGTCGGCGAGCATCCGGTCGGCGCGGCGGACCATGTTTCTGGCGGCCACCGCCGTCGCCACCCGGGCCCGCATCTTCTCCGCCTGCGCGTGCAGGGTGGCCGCCTTGCGCTCGGCGTTCGCCCGCTCCCGGCCGCGCCGCCGCTCCTCGGCCTCCCGCTGCGTGAGATAGGTCCGCCAGCCGGTGTTGTGCACGCTCAGGCCGGCGCTGTCCGGGTCGAGGTGGAAGACCCGGTTGACGGTGTCGGCGATCAACCCGGTGTCGTGGCTGATCAGTACGAGGCCGCCCTGGTGCGCCGCGAGGAAGGCGCGCAACCAGGTGACGGAGTCGGCGTCCAGGTGGTTGGTCGGCTCGTCGAGCAGCAGCGTGCCCTGCCCGGCGAACAGGATGCGGGCCAGCTCGACGCGGCGCCGCTGGCCGCCGGAGAGTTCGCCGACGGGCCGGCCCATGGCCTCGTCGGGCAGTCCGAGGCCGGCCGCGACCCGGGCGGCCTCCGCCTCGGCCGCGTACCCGCCGCGCGCCTGGAACTCGGCCTCGGCCCGCGCGTACGCGTCCATGGCCCGCCGCTGCGCGCCGGGGTTCGCCGCGTCGGCCATGGCGGTCTCGGCGGCGCGCAACGCGGCGACCGCCCGGTCGAGGGCGCGGCCGGAGAGCACCCGGTCGGCGACGGTGGTGGCGGGGTCGGCGGCCCGCGGGTCCTGCGGGAGGTAGCTGACCGGGCCGGTGCGGGTGATGCTGCCGGCGACGGGCCCGGGCTGGCCGGCCTGCCCGGCCAGCAGGGTCAGCAGGGTGGACTTGCCCGCGCCGTTGCGGCCGACTAGGCCGACGCGGTCGCCGGGGGCGATGTGGAAGGAGATGTCGGACAGCAGCAGACGGGCGCCGACGCGCACGTCGAGACCGCGAACAGTGATCATGGGGAGACGCTCCGGATAAGCAAAAGGACACACGGGTGGTGTGGAAGCGGGTCCTTGAGCTAGGAGATCCGGGGCGTGGACATGTCGCCAGGCTAGTTGGCGGGCGGCGCGGAGCGCATCCGTAATTCGCCGGGGGCGCCCAGCGGGGCGCGGTCGCTAGCGGGTGGCCTCGGCCCCCGTGGGTGGGTTCGGCGGCTCGCCGTCCGGGGCGTCCGTGGCCCGGGCGGGTGGGCTGGGCGGCAGCGCGGCGGCCAGGGCCGCGACCAGCGCGCACAGGCCGGCGATGGCCCAGAACGCGCGTTGGTAGCCGGCGACCGCGCCGGCCGCGGTGCCCGCGACCGAGACCAGCGCCGCGAGGCCGAACGTCCCGCCCACCTGCCGGGCGGCGTTCATCAGGCCCGACGCGGCGCCCGCGGCGTCGGGCGCGACCCCGGAGGTGACGGTGGTGGTGATCGGGGTGATCAACAGGCCCATCCCGGTGGCCATCACCAGGCCCGGACCGAGCAGCCCGGTCACGTAGTCGCTGTGCGGCCCGAGCGCGCTCTGCCACAGGAAGCCGGCCGCCGCGAGCAGGGCGCTAACCGCGATCAGCGCGCGGGCGCCGACGCGCCGCATCGCGAGCGGGGCGAGCCGGGCCGCCACGATGCCGGCCAGGGTGTGCGGCAGGAAGCCGAGGCCGGTGGCGAGCGCCCCGTAGTGCAGGACGTCCTGCATGTACAGGGACAGGAAGTACCACATCGGGATGAAGCACGCCCCGGCCAGCAGCATCACCGCGTTGCCCACCCGCACGCCCGGGGCGCGCAGCAGCGCGCGCGGGATCAGTGGGTCGCCCGCGTGCCGCGCCTCCACCCACCACAGCCCGGCCAGCGCCAGCGCCCCGCCGCCGAGCCCGGCCAGCGTGGCCGGGCCGGCCCAGCCGTGCCGCTCGGCCTGGGTCACGCCGAAGACGAGGCCGGTCACGCCGATCGTGGCCAGCGCCGCGCCCGGCACGTCCAGCCGCCGGGCCGCCGCGCGGGCCCGGTCGGCGGGCAGCAGCCGCAGCGCGAGCAGGCCGGTCAGTAGCCCGATCGGCGCGTTGATCAGCAGCGTCCAGCGCCAGGACAGCGACTGGGTGAGCACCCCGCCGACCAGGTTGCCGGCCGCGCCGCCGGCCGAGCTGACGGCGGTCCAGGTGGCCAGTGCCCGGGAGCGGCCCTGCCCCTCGGCGAAGGTGGTGGTCAGGATGGTCAGGGTGGCCGGCGCGAGGACGGCGGCGCCCAGGCCCTGGACGGCCCGCATGGCGATGAGCACGCCGGGCGCCCCCGCGAGCCCCCCGACCAGGCTGGAGAGCGAGAACAGCGCGAGCCCGCAGAGGAAGACCCGGCGCCTGCCGTACAGGTCGGCGAGCCGCCCGCCGAGCAGCAGCAGGCCGGCGAAGGCGATGGCGTACGCGCCGACGACCCACTGGAGCGCCACCGCGTCGAAGCCGAGCGAGTCCTTGATCGACGGCAGCGCGACGTTCACCACGGACACGTCGAGGATGACCATGAACTGCGCGGCGCACGCGAGCGCGAGCACGGCGCGCCGCCCGCCGCCCCGCGCGCCCTGACTGGCCTCTCGGTCTTGCGCGCCCTGGCGGTCCCGCGCGCCCTCCGCGCCCTGACCTTCGGGCGCCGGGCCGCCCGCGTCGCCACCCGTTCCGCTCGCCGCGTCGCCGGCCGCCCCGCCCCGCTCGGGGCCGGGCGGCCGGCCCGCCGTGGTCGGTGGGGGCCGGCGTGGGTCGCCCGCCTCGTGCTCCGCCATGGCACCCGCCTCCCGAGTTTTATGGTACGGCGGTATCATAAAGGTTCCGGGGCGCGTTGGGGAGCCGCCCCGACCGACGAGCAGGGGAGGCCGGCGGTGCCCAAGACCGTCGATCACGCCGAGCGCCGGGCGCGGATCACCGAAGCGCTGGTACGGGTCGCCGCGCGTACGGGCCTGCACACGGTCACCCTGCGCGCGGTCGCGGCCGAGGCCGGCGTGTCGCTGCGGCTGGTGCAGTACTACTTCGAGACCAAGGCCAACCTCGTCCACGCGACCCTGCGCACCCTGGAGCGGCAGAGCCAGCGGCGCTGGGCGGACCGGCTGGCCGGACTGCCGAGGCCGGTCACGGCGCGGGCGTTCACCGAGGCGTTCTGCGCCGAGGCGCTGCCCACCGACGAGCCGAGCCGCGCCTTCCACCTGATCTGGACCTCGTACGCGGTGCTCGCGATGACCGACCCGGAGCTGGCCGCGCGCCCCTTCGTGGCCGGCCCCAACCACCTTGAGGCCCGGCTCGCCGACGCGCTCGCGGCGGCGCGCGCCGCCGGTGAGCTGCCCCCCACCGCCGACCCCGCCGTCGAGGCCGCCCGACTGCTGGCCCTCAGCCACGGCCTCGGCACCAGCGTCCTGGTCGGCCAGCGCCCACCCGAGGCGGCGCTGGCCGTGCTCCGCCACCACCTCGCGGAGCTGTTCGACCAGCGGGCGGCGGGGGGTGGGGCGCCGCCGCCGGACGGGGCCCGGTCGTAGACGGGCAGCGGGGCGGCGGGGCAGCGGGGGGCGGGATCGGGGGCCGTCCGGTATACGTCGTTGCGGGGGGTTCGCCGCCTTCGCAGTCGGAGGAGCACGCCCATGGCCCTGCACCGCGCCAAGGAGACGCCCGCAAACGATCCGTACGTCGACGTCTTCGCCTCACCGATGAGCGCGCACGTCCTGCCCAAGCACCGGATGCCGGACGAGCACGCCCCGCCCGACGTGGTCTACGCGCTGCTCCACAACGAACTGCTCCTCGACGGCAACGCGGCGCAGAACCTGGCGACGTTCTGCACCACGTGGTCGGAGGACCAGGTGCACCGGCTGATGAACGAGTGCGTCGACAAGAACATGATCGACAAGGACGAGTACCCGCAGACCGCCGAGATCGAGGCGCGCTGCGTGAGCATCCTCGCCGACCTGTGGCACGCGCCGTCGAGTGGCGACGGCAGCGGTGACGGCGGTGACGAGGGCAGTGGTGGCGAAGGTGGCGGGGTCGGGCCACGGGGCGCCGTCGGCTGCTCGACCACCGGGTCCAGCGAGGCGGCCATGCTCGGCGGGCTCGCGCTCAAGTGGCGCTGGCGCGCCCGGCGGCAGGCGCGGGGCGAGTCCGTCGACCGGCCCAACATCGTCGCCGGGCCGGTACAGGTCTGCTGGGAGAAGTTCGCCCGCTACTTCGACGTCGAACTGCGCCAGGTGCCGCTGGAGCCGGGCGCGACGGGGCTGCGGGCGGAGCAGGTCGCGGCGTACGTGGACGAGAACACGATCGGCGTCGTCGCGATCCTCGGGGTGACCTTCACCTGCGCCTACGAGCCCGTCGCCGAGATCGCCGCCGAACTCGACCGGATCGAGGCCGAGCGGGGCTGGGACGTACCGATCCACGTGGACGCGGCCAGCGGCGGGTTCGTCGCGCCGTTCCTCCACCCGGACCTGGTGTGGGACTTCCGCCTCGACCGGGTCGCGTCGATCAACGCGTCGGGGCACAAGTACGGGCTCGCGCCGCTGGGCGTGGGCTGGGCGCTGTGGCGGGACGCGGACGCGCTCCCCGCCGAACTCGTCTTCCAGGTCGACTACCTCGGCGGCAACGTGCCCACCTTCGCCCTCAACTTCTCCCGGCCCGGCGGCGAGGTCATCGCCCAGTACTACGCCTTCCTGCGGCTGGGCCGGGCCGGCTACCGCCGGGTCCAACAGGCGTGCGCCGACACCGCCCGGTACCTCGCGGACCAGGTACGCCAGATGGGCCCGTTCACCCTGCTGTACGACGGCGAGGGCGCGCTGCCCGCCGTCTCGTACACGCTCACCGACCCGCGCGGGGCGGGCTTCAGCCTGTACGACCTGTCGGACCAACTCCGCATGCGCGGCTGGCAGGTTCCCGCGTACCCGCTCCCCGCCGACCGGCACGACACGGTCATCCACCGGGTGCTGGTCCGGCACGGCGTCGGCCGCGACGAGATCGCCCTGCTCGCCGACGACCTGCGGCAGGCCCTGCGCCGCCTGTCCACGGGCGCCCCCACCGACGCCGAGCGCACCGGCTTCCACCACTGACCGGGACGGGGCCGGACGGCCCGTGGCGGGGCGCGTGCGCGGGCCTGTCGCGGAGCGCGTGCCCGGGCCTGTCGCGGGGTGCGTGCGCGGGCCGTCGTCGGGCGCGTGCGCGGGCCGTTTGGGCAGGTCAGGAGTACGCTGAGGGTACCGGGAACGCTCGCCCCGGGACCCTCGGTCGCGGGCCCCTCGGACCGCTCAGGCCCCTCGCTCGTTCGGGCCGGCGCCAGCAGGGAGGTGACAGCCGTGGAGACCCTCATCGTGGTGTTCGCGATCGCGGCCATGATCGCGCTGGGTGTGCTCGTGATCCACCAGCTCAACGCCCAACACGAGGACCGCATCGCCCACTACCCGTACGACCGCTCCCGGCGGGACGGCGGCGCCCACCCCGACGGCGCCCGGTCCCGCTTCCGCCCGCACCGCCGCCCCCGAGACTGACGGCGGGCCGCCCCGTCCCGTGACGCGCCCCCGCCCCGTGCCGTACGGGCCGGGGCGGCGGTGTTACGGGCCGGGGCCGCGGTGCTGCGGGACGGCGGTGCCGCGGCCGGACGGCGGTGCCACGGGCCGGAGCCGCTACGGGGCTATGTGCCGGTGGCCTCACGAACGCGCGGTCGGCACTCTGGCGTACCGACGCCCCCCGACTTACCTTGACGGCGGTGGGAAACCCCCGCTGAACGACTTGCCATGTCCACGTCCGATGATCTCTGACAGCGATCAGACCACGAGGTGAGTCTTGTTCCTCCGCCGCTCGCGCGCGCGCCGCGTACCCCGCTCCCGGCGCACCCGCCGCTCGCTCCGCGCCTCCCGCGCGCCCCACATATCGCCGACGACACGCCTCACGCGCCTGCCCCGCGCGCTGCGCCCGCGCTCCTCCCGTACCGGGCCCGTCGCCCCGCGCGCGTCGGTGCCCCGGCCGCCCCGGGGCGTCCGGCGGCTCGGCTTACTCGCCCTGGTGGTCGGCGTGTTGGTGGCGTTGGCCGTCGCCCCGGCGGGCGCGTCGCCCGACGCCGGCACCGACGCCGAGTCCGCGCAGCGGCCCCGGCTCGTCACGCCGATCGACCCGCAGAACTGGCGCAACCCGGACGACATGACCTGGGCCGAGTACCGCTCCGTCCCCGGCACCGACTGGGCCAACCCCGACCTCAAGCCCACCGACCGCACCTTCAAGGGCGCCCTCGTCCTGCTCGACTACCCCGACGAGGGCTTCTCGGTCAGCCAGCCCGCCGGCAAGGCCAGGTTCGGCAACCCGGTGCCGGCCGCGTCCAACGTGCCGCGCTCCGAACTGCCGCAGTTCTACGAGGACTTCCTCAACAAGCCGGGCAAGCTCAACCGGGGTCACACCATCAACGAGTACTGGATGGAGGACTCCGGCGGCCGGGTCGGTGTGGACCTGACCGCCTTCGGCGTCTACCAACTGCCGCACAAGTCCTACCAGTACGGCATCGAGCCCGGCATGAACCCCGGCGCCTGCCCGGTCGGCGACACCTGCGGCAAGGACATCCGCGCCGACGGCAAGCGCGCGTGGATCAAGGACGTGGGCCCCGACAAGCCCGGTGAGTTCGACTTCGTCTTCTTCCTGACCGCCGGCGTCGACGAGTCGGCGGCCTGGCAGGAGTTCGGGCAGATGAAGTTCAACGAGCCGAAGGACGTCCCCGCCCAGTGGGGCCCGCCCTCGCCCACCGCGGAGGGCGGCAACGCGGCCAGCACCCGCTACGTGCCCTGGACCTCCTGGCAGGCCGCGGCCCGCATCTGGCCCAACGCCGCCGACGGCTCCTCCACCCAGGCCGAGAGCTCCGGCATGGCCGTCTTCGCCCACGAGCTGAGCCACATCCTGGGCATCGCCGACAACTACAACAACCCCTACGGCAAGCCCCTCAGCCGCTCGTACTCCGGCATCTGGGGCATGCTCTCGCGGGGCTCGTTCAACGGCCCCGGCGGCCCGCACACCCGCTGGCAGACCCCGGCCACCGCGGGCGCCTCGATGGGCGCCCACCACGTGCTGCGGGACAAGCTCAAGCTCGGCATCGTGGACGAGGCGAACGTGCTGCGGCTCGACCGCGACGCCCTGAAGGACTCCGGGATGGTCGTCGCCGACGTGACCGCGCGCTCGGCGCCGCCCGGCGAGAAGGGGCTGACCGGCGTCAACATCACCATGGCCCGCGACCTGTCGCCGCAGTGCGACCGCGCCACCGACCCGCTGTGCGACGGCGGCGGCTACCAGAACTACACCGTCGAGGTCGTGGACCGGATGGGCATGGACTCCTTCACGCCCGACAACGGCGTGCTGCTCGCCAAGACGAAGAACGCCGACCGCGCCCCGTTCGCCTGGGTCGTCGACGCGCACCCCGAGGACATCGACCTGGTCGACTTCAAGCGCCCCGACGGCACCGAGCAGAAGATCACCATGGGCGACTACCGCCAGCTCAGCGACGCCCTCTTCCACGCGGGCGCCGACTCCGGCAGCAGTTACGAGTACGTCGACCAGGCCAACCGGCTGCACTTCTACGTGCTCGACATCAAGCGCGACCGCGCCGGCGTGCTCTCGTACACCGTCGGCGTGCGCTCCCTGGACGGCGCCGGGCGCCAGGACCGCGGGCTCGACCTCGACCGGGGCACCCCACACGGCAAGCCGGGCAAGGAGCGGGCCGTGTGCACCTTCCCGCTGACCAACACCGGCGAGACCGGCGCTGACTCCGGCGCCCATCCTTCGAGCGCCGCGCCGTACCTGGACTCGGACGTGTACCGGCTGTCGGCGGCGGCCTCCGGCCGAGGCTGGTCCGCCTGGCTCCCGAACCGGCTCGCCACCGCCAAGGCCGGCACCTCGGTCCCGGTGGACGTGGCCGTGACCGCCGGCCCCGGCGCCGAACAGCGCGGCAAGGTCACCCTGACCGCCCGCTCCGAGAGCGACCCGAGCAAGACCGTGCGGGCCACCTGCTCGCTGCGGAAGTCGGGCCGCTAGCCGTACCGACCGCACGCCCCGAGCCCGAAGGCGGCCGGGTCCCGCCCGCACGCACCGTGCGGCCGGGGCCCGGCCGTCCCGTGGCGGGGGCCACCGACAGCTCGTACGGCCGGCGGATAGGGTCCGCCCAGGCGCGGCCCGGCACGGAGGCGGCCGCGCGCGGGCCGGCCACGACGGGCCGAGGCCGGTCAGGCGTCGGCCGGTCAGGCGTGGGTGGCCGGGCGCGGGACGTCCCGGAAGACGTGCCGGGAGTGCCAGGTCAGGTGGGTGGCGGCGACGTCGCTCGCGCCGGCCCGGGGGCGGAGCAGCGGGCGGCCCGCCAGCTCCGTGACCTGCGCGCGGGCGGCCGGGCTGTCACCGGCGAACCGCTGGGACACCAGGACGCGGCGGCCGTCGTCGATGCCGAGGGCGCCACGGTCGAAGAGGTTGTGGTGCAACGAGCACAGGCAGAGCCCGTTGTCGACGGTGTCCGGGCCGCCGAAGGCCCACCAGTGCACGTGCGCCGCCTCCAGGCCGACCGTCAGTCCCCCGAGCTTCCCGTCGTAACCGCAGAAGGCGCACCGGTACGCGTACGCGCTCAGCACCAACTCCCGCAGCCGCCGGTCCCGCTGCTGTCGTCGCGCGGCGAGGAGCGGCAGGTCGACGGCGGGCTCCAGGTCGAGGCCGACCGCGTCGCACAGCTCGCCGTGCAACGAGGGCGGGAAGTGCAGGTCGAGCAGGACCCGCGCCATCCGACCGGCGAGCCCCGGCTCCCGCCGCAGCGCCGCCCGCAGCCCGGGCGCCAACCGCCCGGCGGCCCGTGAGCCCCGCAACTTCAGCACCCCGGGCCCCGGACTGCCCACTCCGTGCTCGGTGCGCACCTCCCACACGCCGTCGCTGGTCAGGTAGTGGAACGGGTAGGCGGGCGTCGTCCTGCGCGGCGGCCCGTACTCGACCAGCAGCCGGTGCAGGTCCCCCTCGACGGCGCTGTACAACAACACCCCGTCGGCGTCCTGTTGGAACCGGCCGAGGGCGTACAGGAGCAGCAGCGGCTTGTGCGGGGCGCGCGTGCCGTCGCGCGACCACTGCCGCAAGCTCGTGACCCGCTCCAGCCAGTCCATGGCCGTCGATCGTAGTGATCCCGCGTCGAACACGTTCGAGCGCCCTGGGCCCGCCGGCGCGCCCGGCGGCCCGGGACGGGCGCCGCGCGCACCCGCCCCGGACGCCGCACGCCTCAGCGGTGTGCCAGCAGGACCCTGGCGATGGCGACCTGGGCGGGTTCCAGGGCCGACCTGCCGTCCTCGATGTCCCACAGGCCGTTCTGCAGGACGCGGCCGAGCGTCCAGCCGGTGGCGCGCCGCCGGTCCAGGCCGAGCGCCTCGGTCAGCAGGTCGAAGCGGCGCAGCACCGTACGCGTCACGCCGTCGGGCACCACGACCTCCTGCCAGCGGTTGTCCATGGCCGGCAGCAGCTCGAACCCGGGGTCGCCGGCGAGCGGTTCGGGGTCGATGGCGAGCCAGGGCTCGCGCTCGCCGGCGAGGACGTTGTCGTAGTGCGCGTCCCAGTGCAGCAGCCGGTCGCCCGCCTCGCCAACCAACTCGGCGACCGCGGACGCGCACGTCCGCAACAACCGCCGCTCTTCCGCGTCGGCCAACTTGTCGACTGCCCCCGGTACTTCGGCGAGCATCGCCGTGGCGATGTCGGTCAGCCGCCGTACGTC includes these proteins:
- a CDS encoding sulfite exporter TauE/SafE family protein; this translates as MEALEAVAIGAAGVVAGGMNAVVGSGTLVTFPTLLAFGYPPVVANVSNNIGLVPGSISAAYGYRRELRGQRGRVLRFAVASLIGGLIGSLLLLKLPESTFDAVLPALILIACVLVLLQPRLNRWLSNRKSGPRHKDGGVPVWCGVLGTGVYGGYFGAAQGVLMMGIFGAFLDEDLQRLNAVKNVLGSVVNGVAAVVFIIVADVSWAAAAVVATGATIGGLIGARIGRKLSPTVLRGIIVAVGLTASVAVIVR
- a CDS encoding ABC-F family ATP-binding cassette domain-containing protein — protein: MITVRGLDVRVGARLLLSDISFHIAPGDRVGLVGRNGAGKSTLLTLLAGQAGQPGPVAGSITRTGPVSYLPQDPRAADPATTVADRVLSGRALDRAVAALRAAETAMADAANPGAQRRAMDAYARAEAEFQARGGYAAEAEAARVAAGLGLPDEAMGRPVGELSGGQRRRVELARILFAGQGTLLLDEPTNHLDADSVTWLRAFLAAHQGGLVLISHDTGLIADTVNRVFHLDPDSAGLSVHNTGWRTYLTQREAEERRRGRERANAERKAATLHAQAEKMRARVATAVAARNMVRRADRMLADLEPARRREKVARFRLPEPAPCGRMPLGAVSLVKAYGRRRVLDGVDLAVDRGSRLVVLGLNGAGKTTLLRLLAGRERPDAGRVVHGPGLRLGYFAQEHDTLDGARTVWENLASAAPHLTDGEVRRVLGAFLFSGDDAAKPAGVLSGGEKTRLALAGLVHSGANVLLLDEPTNNLDPASRDEVLGAVGTYPGAIVMVTHDEGAIAALRPDRVLLLPDADEDLWNEEYLELVGLS
- a CDS encoding MFS transporter encodes the protein MAEHEAGDPRRPPPTTAGRPPGPERGGAAGDAASGTGGDAGGPAPEGQGAEGARDRQGAQDREASQGARGGGRRAVLALACAAQFMVILDVSVVNVALPSIKDSLGFDAVALQWVVGAYAIAFAGLLLLGGRLADLYGRRRVFLCGLALFSLSSLVGGLAGAPGVLIAMRAVQGLGAAVLAPATLTILTTTFAEGQGRSRALATWTAVSSAGGAAGNLVGGVLTQSLSWRWTLLINAPIGLLTGLLALRLLPADRARAAARRLDVPGAALATIGVTGLVFGVTQAERHGWAGPATLAGLGGGALALAGLWWVEARHAGDPLIPRALLRAPGVRVGNAVMLLAGACFIPMWYFLSLYMQDVLHYGALATGLGFLPHTLAGIVAARLAPLAMRRVGARALIAVSALLAAAGFLWQSALGPHSDYVTGLLGPGLVMATGMGLLITPITTTVTSGVAPDAAGAASGLMNAARQVGGTFGLAALVSVAGTAAGAVAGYQRAFWAIAGLCALVAALAAALPPSPPARATDAPDGEPPNPPTGAEATR
- a CDS encoding TetR/AcrR family transcriptional regulator, with translation MPKTVDHAERRARITEALVRVAARTGLHTVTLRAVAAEAGVSLRLVQYYFETKANLVHATLRTLERQSQRRWADRLAGLPRPVTARAFTEAFCAEALPTDEPSRAFHLIWTSYAVLAMTDPELAARPFVAGPNHLEARLADALAAARAAGELPPTADPAVEAARLLALSHGLGTSVLVGQRPPEAALAVLRHHLAELFDQRAAGGGAPPPDGARS
- a CDS encoding glutamate decarboxylase produces the protein MALHRAKETPANDPYVDVFASPMSAHVLPKHRMPDEHAPPDVVYALLHNELLLDGNAAQNLATFCTTWSEDQVHRLMNECVDKNMIDKDEYPQTAEIEARCVSILADLWHAPSSGDGSGDGGDEGSGGEGGGVGPRGAVGCSTTGSSEAAMLGGLALKWRWRARRQARGESVDRPNIVAGPVQVCWEKFARYFDVELRQVPLEPGATGLRAEQVAAYVDENTIGVVAILGVTFTCAYEPVAEIAAELDRIEAERGWDVPIHVDAASGGFVAPFLHPDLVWDFRLDRVASINASGHKYGLAPLGVGWALWRDADALPAELVFQVDYLGGNVPTFALNFSRPGGEVIAQYYAFLRLGRAGYRRVQQACADTARYLADQVRQMGPFTLLYDGEGALPAVSYTLTDPRGAGFSLYDLSDQLRMRGWQVPAYPLPADRHDTVIHRVLVRHGVGRDEIALLADDLRQALRRLSTGAPTDAERTGFHH
- a CDS encoding M6 family metalloprotease domain-containing protein gives rise to the protein MLVALAVAPAGASPDAGTDAESAQRPRLVTPIDPQNWRNPDDMTWAEYRSVPGTDWANPDLKPTDRTFKGALVLLDYPDEGFSVSQPAGKARFGNPVPAASNVPRSELPQFYEDFLNKPGKLNRGHTINEYWMEDSGGRVGVDLTAFGVYQLPHKSYQYGIEPGMNPGACPVGDTCGKDIRADGKRAWIKDVGPDKPGEFDFVFFLTAGVDESAAWQEFGQMKFNEPKDVPAQWGPPSPTAEGGNAASTRYVPWTSWQAAARIWPNAADGSSTQAESSGMAVFAHELSHILGIADNYNNPYGKPLSRSYSGIWGMLSRGSFNGPGGPHTRWQTPATAGASMGAHHVLRDKLKLGIVDEANVLRLDRDALKDSGMVVADVTARSAPPGEKGLTGVNITMARDLSPQCDRATDPLCDGGGYQNYTVEVVDRMGMDSFTPDNGVLLAKTKNADRAPFAWVVDAHPEDIDLVDFKRPDGTEQKITMGDYRQLSDALFHAGADSGSSYEYVDQANRLHFYVLDIKRDRAGVLSYTVGVRSLDGAGRQDRGLDLDRGTPHGKPGKERAVCTFPLTNTGETGADSGAHPSSAAPYLDSDVYRLSAAASGRGWSAWLPNRLATAKAGTSVPVDVAVTAGPGAEQRGKVTLTARSESDPSKTVRATCSLRKSGR